From Candidatus Angelobacter sp., the proteins below share one genomic window:
- a CDS encoding FHA domain-containing protein, protein MNKLVLAGLTHPGTFELEPGFNTLGRNPTNDFRVHDATVSSFHCEIVVSGSSVLVRDLGSTNGTYIDGQAIHEAPLVPGQVLRLGSAELKLHSHPVEETPHSPIPEVKVQQPPPSATMPDGSASCLNHHGTRATLKCVKCHKLFCEECVHVLRLAGGKIRAFCPSCSAPCEPLPGATLPTAATKPKKQSLFGRLTQTIRIHFK, encoded by the coding sequence ATGAACAAGCTTGTGTTGGCAGGTCTGACGCACCCGGGCACATTCGAACTGGAACCGGGGTTCAACACCCTCGGTCGCAATCCAACCAACGATTTCCGCGTCCACGACGCCACCGTCTCAAGTTTTCACTGCGAAATAGTCGTGTCCGGAAGCTCCGTATTGGTTCGCGATCTTGGCTCGACGAACGGGACGTACATCGACGGTCAGGCAATCCATGAAGCTCCTCTGGTGCCAGGCCAGGTCCTGCGCCTGGGCAGCGCCGAGTTGAAATTGCATTCGCACCCCGTCGAGGAGACCCCGCACAGTCCGATTCCTGAGGTGAAGGTCCAGCAACCTCCCCCGTCCGCGACCATGCCGGACGGTTCGGCCTCGTGCCTCAACCATCACGGGACCAGGGCAACATTGAAATGCGTCAAGTGTCATAAGCTTTTTTGCGAAGAGTGCGTGCATGTGCTCCGGCTGGCCGGAGGGAAGATCCGTGCGTTTTGTCCGTCGTGCTCCGCGCCGTGCGAGCCGCTTCCGGGCGCGACACTGCCGACAGCTGCGACCAAACCAAAGAAACAGTCATTGTTCGGGCGGCTCACCCAGACGATTCGCATCCACTTCAAATGA